A genomic window from Glycine soja cultivar W05 chromosome 10, ASM419377v2, whole genome shotgun sequence includes:
- the LOC114371465 gene encoding uncharacterized protein LOC114371465: MSSFPSSVERTVASSLLLLNTTSLSSPSLSKFQSGYNSSVVVPERRSGSKRLREISVSYGSSKSSSSSLTNDDDDDDDGDSSEKEIKSRSVSFSAVTRYHQMKLEIARKIRSKVAWTTSCSGDRKPNAGELAKVLSPASLSGEVSSCLSSSSSGISSERSLRYAKRCRGAIVSVAGVNCETAAPSRCRAGSPNLRRRGEAILKLLSCCGGSSEVKIRQMLGDSPDTSKALRMFEMSQRKQQA, encoded by the exons ATGTCTTCGTTTCCGAGCTCCGTAGAACGAACGGTTGCATCGTCTCTGCTTCTTCTCAACACAACATCTCTCTCATCTCCCTCGCTTTCTAA GTTTCAGTCTGGCTATAATTCCAGCGTTGTGGTTCCAGAGAGGAGAAGCGGAAGCAAGAGGTTGAGAGAGATATCGGTTTCGTACGGTTCTTCTAAATCTTCGTCTTCCTCGCTCACcaacgacgacgacgacgacgacgacggTGATTCCTCGGAGAAAGAGATCAAATCGCGCAGCGTATCGTTCTCTGCTGTCACGCGTTACCATCAGATGAAGCTCGAG ATTGCGAGGAAGATTCGGTCGAAGGTCGCGTGGACCACGTCGTGCTCCGGCGACCGGAAGCCGAACGCCGGGGAGTTGGCGAAGGTGCTGTCTCCGGCATCGCTATCCGGCGAGGTGTCGTCGTGTTTGTCGAGCAGCTCGAGCGGCATCTCCAGCGAGCGAAGCTTGCGCTACGCTAAGAGATGCAGAGGCGCGATTGTGAGTGTGGCCGGAGTCAATTGCGAGACGGCGGCGCCGTCGCGTTGTCGCGCCGGTTCGCCGAACCTTCGCCGGCGCGGCGAAGCCATACTGAAGCTGCTCTCTTGTTGCGGTGGCTCCTCTGAAGTGAAGATCCGTCAAATGCTCGGTGACAGCCCTGACACTAGCAAAGCTCTACGAAT GTTTGAAATGTCGCAGCGAAAACAACAAGCGTGA